A window from Micromonospora profundi encodes these proteins:
- a CDS encoding regulatory protein RecX, producing MAGRRARTGRGWDASPPRTGDAADSPRPRRGRRAAEQQADEPAPTPRDESEVAREICLRQLAVRPRTRAELAGALAKGGISEQVSAEVLDRYDEVGIIDDAAFARAWVSSRHTGRGLARRALANELRQKGVDGEVATEALGELDEETEAATARALVDRKLRTARGEPDAVFRRLVGMLARKGYPPGVAIRAVKDALAAQSAEAAEFAEQIDADALADAEGELDRDNRPVE from the coding sequence ATGGCAGGACGACGCGCCCGTACGGGGCGGGGCTGGGATGCCAGTCCACCCCGTACGGGCGACGCCGCCGATTCGCCGCGCCCCCGCCGGGGGCGCCGGGCGGCCGAACAGCAGGCGGACGAGCCTGCGCCCACACCGCGCGACGAGTCCGAGGTGGCCCGGGAGATTTGCCTGCGCCAGCTCGCCGTCCGGCCCCGCACCCGTGCCGAGCTGGCCGGGGCACTGGCCAAGGGGGGCATCTCCGAGCAGGTGTCGGCCGAGGTGCTCGACCGGTACGACGAGGTCGGCATCATCGACGACGCCGCCTTCGCCCGTGCCTGGGTGTCGAGCCGACACACCGGGCGTGGCCTGGCCCGGCGGGCGCTCGCCAACGAGCTGCGCCAGAAGGGCGTGGACGGCGAGGTGGCCACCGAAGCGTTGGGTGAGCTGGACGAGGAGACCGAGGCGGCGACCGCCCGCGCCCTGGTGGACCGCAAGCTGCGTACCGCCCGTGGTGAGCCCGACGCGGTCTTCCGCCGGCTGGTGGGAATGTTGGCCCGCAAGGGCTACCCGCCCGGTGTGGCGATCCGCGCGGTGAAGGACGCGCTTGCCGCGCAGAGCGCCGAGGCTGCCGAGTTCGCCGAGCAGATAGACGCCGACGCGCTCGCCGACGCCGAAGGTGAACTGGACCGCGACAACCGACCGGTCGAGTGA